The Mytilus galloprovincialis chromosome 7, xbMytGall1.hap1.1, whole genome shotgun sequence genome has a window encoding:
- the LOC143082088 gene encoding protein kish-A: MSALFNFQSLLTVVLLLICTCAYIRSIAPRILDKNKTGVLGIFWKCARIGERLSPYVALCCVGMAVSILFLS, encoded by the exons ATG tcTGCACTGTTCAACTTTCAAAGTCTCCTTACAGTAGTATTACTTCTTATCTGTACCTGTGCATACATAAGATCAATAGCACCAAGAATATTGGACAAAAATAAAACTGG agtttTAGGTATCTTTTGGAAATGTGCAAGAATAG GTGAAAGATTAAGTCCGTATGTTGCCTTGTGTTGTGTAGGAATGGCTGtcagtattttgtttttaagCTGA